Sequence from the Hamadaea flava genome:
CCGACCGTGTCCGCCTCGGCGCCCACCTGGCCGAGGGCACCACGGTGATGCACGAGGGATTCGTGAACTTCAACGCCGGGACGCTCGGGACCAGCATGGTCGAGGGCCGGATCGTCGCCGGCGTGGTCGTGGGCGACGGTTCCGACATCGGCGCGGGCTCGTCGATCATGGGCACGCTGTCCGGGGGCGGTAAGGAGATCATCTCCATCGGCAAGCGCTGCCTGCTCGGCGCGAACGGCGGCATCGGCATCTCGCTCGGCGACGACTGCGTGGTCGAGGCCGGCTGCTACATCACCGCCGGCTCGAAGATCACCCTGCCGGACGGCCGGGTCGTCAAGGCCCGCGACCTGTCCGGCTCCAGCGGCATCCGCTACTGGCGCAACTCGGTCACCGGCGCGCTGGAGGCCACGCCGCGCGAAGGCCACGGCATCACCCTCAACTCGGCGCTCCACAGCAATTAGGTGGTCGACTCCCTCACCCCACGAGGGGTGGCCGGCTTGCTGGCCACCCCCGGGTGTGAGCGCCGCTCACGGCTCGTCGCCACCGGCGTCGACCTCGACTCGCTCGCCGTCTCGCTCGGCGGCGAGGAGGTCGGTCAATCGCCGTTCGCCCTCGCCCGGTCCGCGCAATTCGAGGCCCGTCTCAAGAGCCAGGGATACGCCGAACTCCGCGACCTGATTCAGCGACATCTCGGCATCGAGGTGGCCGGCGCAGTGGCCTCCGATCTGGCGAGCTGTCTCGCCGACCGGACGCCCCGGCTGCACATCCTGGGGCCGCAGCGACTCGGCTGGCCCGGTGGCGGCCTGGAGACCGACGGCCTGCTCGTGGTCTCCGGGGAGACGCTGCACCTCGTCGGCGTACGCACCTATGCGATGGTCGGCGAGGTCGCCGATCCGGCCAAGGTCGCCGCCACGTCGCGGGAGCTGGCGGTCGAGATCGTGGCGCTGCGTTCCCAACTCCCAGAAGTGGGGCGCTGCTCTACGCGTACCCTCCTGGTGCTGCCGAAGAACTTCGGGCTGAGCCCGACCGCCGCCGTGCTCGACGTGGCGCCCCAGGTGGCCCGCGTGCGGGCGTTGTCGACGGGTCTGGAGTGGGGCGGCGAAGCGCCGGAGTGGAGCGAGCTGCGCCCGAAGTTCGGCGACGGCTGCCCGCAGTGCCCGATGATGGGGGCGTGCGCCGGGGAACTGGTCGAGCAACGGCGAGTGGCGCGTCTCGGCAGCGCGGTGGCGAACGTCGTCGGCGGCACGGTGGACGAGGCGCTGCTCGACCCGCCGCCGGATCTCGGTGTGCGGCAACGGTTGCAGGCCATGCGCGACGGCCGCTCGGTACGCCGCACCACCCGCCGCCACGTCCATCTGCACGACAGACCGCTGGTCGTGGTGGGCTATCACCTGGCCGGCGAGCCCGCTGCGGTGCTGGCGCTCCACTATGGGACATCACCCGAGGACGGCAAGCTCCTCGTCGCCGCCGAGCCCCGGGACCGTGAGCAGCGGCTGGCCCTCCTGCGGGAGTTCGCCGCCGATCTGAGTTCCTATGTGGAGGAATTTGCGGCGGTCGAGCCGATCGTCCGGCGGGACATGACGGTCGTGGAGTGCGCAGTCGACGCGCCGCAGCTGATCACGCCCAACAGCGCGACCGCGCAGTGGCTGACCGACCTGCTCGCCCGCTACCTGCGCGGCTCCGAGGACCTCGCGGCCCAGCATCTGAGCTGGTTCGGGTCGCGGCGCGTACTGCCCGGGTCGTCGGTGACGACCGCCATGACGGATGTGCTGACGACGCACTGGGCGACCGGCCAGCTGCCCGCCGAGGATGTTCACCTGCCGTCGCTGCTGTCCTGGCTCGGGGAGACGGTCGACGATGTGCCGATGGGGCCGATCCCCGACCCGCACTGGGACTCGGGCGTACTCGCGCCGGCGCTCGGCGCGCCCGGCCTGGTCACCGCGGCCGTCTCCGGCCCGTTGGCGACGGCGTGGTCCGCGACGTGGCGTTCGCTGGGACTCGTCCGGGCGGAGCTGCCCGAGATCGGCGCGCACGTCGGTGACCGGTGGGAACGCGATCGCTGGTCCTTCACCCGGCACCGGGAGCGCGTCGCCGAGGGGACGGCTTCGGTCGCCGCCCGGCTGTCCGGCGTACCGGCGTTCCGGTTCCTGCATGAGCTGGAGACCCGCACGGTCGCCCTCGAACGGCAGATGGCGCTCGACGATCCGCTGGTCATGACGGGCTACCTGATCAGCGGGGACGCCCTGAGCGGCACGGTGTCCAAGGTGGACCGGGAGCACACGCTCGCCTCGCCGACCGGGCGCGAGCTGCTGCGTCCGCGCATCTGGCTGCACAGCGACGCGGAGTTCGGCCGCCCGCTCGGGACGCAACTCTGGCTCGCCACCGATCCCCGCGTGATGGTGACGGTGACCGCTGTCGAACCGGGCGGCGTCGAGCTGCTCGTCCAGAAGGGCGCGGTGCAGCGCAACGCCCTCGGGCGGCTGCCCCAGATCGGCGAGGAGGTCGTGTTCGCGCCGTTCGGCGGAGAGGACGCGTTTCCGAGCCGGCTGCCCGAACAGCTCCCCTGGCAGTTCGGCACCGCCTCCCCCGACCCCGCCGACGCTCCCGCCGACCCCGCCGCCGATGAGCAGCAGATCACGGATGTGCAGGCTACGACGGCCCAGGTTCGCATGCGTAACCGTGATCTGCCGCCTACGCCCGGGACGGCGGAAGGCGGTGGCGCGAGTGAGTGAGGCGCGGGCGGCGCACGAGGGGGCGGTCGACGAGATCTGGCGGCTGCTCACCTCCGGCGAGCGGACGGTCGTCGTGGACTCCCCGCCCGGCGCGGGGAAGTCCACCCTGGTCCGGGAACTGACCCGGCGGCTTCTGGCGGACGGCGTACGTGTGCCGGTGGTGGTGCAGACCAACGACCAGGCGGACGACCTCGTCGGCGGGCTGGTCCGCGAGCTGGCCGAGGCCGGGCTGCCCGCCGAGGTGGGCCGGTTGCATGCCAGCGGCTGGGAACCGCCGACCGGATTCCCCCGCCGGGGCGTACGCACCAGCGCCAAGCTCGCCGAGCTGGCCGGCTGCCCGATCGTCGTCGCGACCGCCGCGAAATGGGCGTTCAGCCCGGGTGAGACGTTCGAGCTGGGGATCATCGACGAGGCGTACCAGATGTCGGCGGCAGCGCTGGTCCGCGTGGGCGACCTGTTCGACCGCCTGCTGCTGGTCGGCGACCCCGGTCAGCTCTCCCCGTTCACCGTCGCCGACGAGCACACCGTGCGGTCGCTGTCGGCCTGGCCGCTGTCCACCGCCGCCGGGGTCGTGCTCCGCCATCACCCCGGTACGCCGATCGTCCCGTTGCCGGTGAGCTGGCGGTTGGCTCCGCACACCGCGCCGGTGGTGTCCGACGCCTTCTACGTCCGGCCGTTCCGCGCCGGGGTGGATCCGGGCGTACGCCGTCTCGAAGTCCCGGCCTCGGCGCATCCTGCCGTGCGGAGCGCTGCCGAACACGGCTGGGGACTGCTGGAACTGCCTTCGGCGTACCAGCCGAGAACTGATCCGGAGATGGTGGCCCACCTGGTCGAGCTGGCCCGCGGTCTGTGCGCCGGGGCGGCCGTGACCGCCGACGAGCGGCGCACACGGGGGCTGAAATCGCGCGACATCGCGATCGGGGTGGCGCACACCGACCAGCGCGACCATGTCCGCGCGGCCTTGGACCGGGCGGCGTTGCCGCAGGTCACCGTGGACACCGCCAATCGGCTGCAGGGCCGCCAGTTCGAGATCACGCTGGTCTGGCATCCGCTGTCCGGCCGCCGCGACGCGACCGCCTTCCATCTGGAGACCGGGCGGCTGTGTGTGCTCGCCTCCCGGCATCGCCAGGCCTGCATCGTGGTGACGCGCGCCGGGATCGCGTCCCAGCTGCACGAGTTTCCCGCCGCCGAGCCGGTTTGGCTGGGGTCGGACCCGCCGCCGATCGACGGCTGGGCGGCCAATCTGTCGTTCCTCGACCATCTGGAGAAGTTCCGAGCTTGACCTTGAGCGCGCTCTAGCTCGTAGCGTCGCCCTCATGCAGACAACGACACTCGGAAACACCGGTACGCAGGTCAGCAAGCTCGCCCTAGGGTGCATGTTGATGGGGACGGCGACCTCCGAGGCGGACTCCGTCGAGATGCTGCACCGCTACGTCGACGGCGCGGGCGGCAGCTTCCTCGACACGGCCGACTGTTACGCCTGGTGGAGCCGTCCCGAGTCGCAGGGCGGCGAGAGCGAGGAGTTGCTCGGCCGATGGTTCGCCCAGACCGGGCGGCGCGACGAGATCTTCCTCGCGACCAAGGGCACGGCGCTGCCCCGGGACCTGCCCGGGCTGTGGTCGAACCCGCAGGAGCCCGACTGGGCCAAGGCCCGGCAGCAGTTCGCCGGCGCCTCCCGAGCGGCGCTGACCTCGGCGCTGGAGGCGAGCCTGCGACGCCTGGGCACAGACTATGTGGACCTGTACTACGTGCATGTCGACGATTTGGCCACGCCGCTGGAGGAGACGCTCGAAACGCTGGCGGGCTTCGTGACCGCCGGCAAGGTGAAGCACCTCGGCTGGTCCAACGTACGCACCTGGCGGCTGGAGAGCATCCGGCAGCTCTGCGACCGTTACGGCTGGCCGGCCCCGGTCGCCGTCCAGCAGCAGCACTCGTACCTGCGCCCACGGCCCGGCTCCGAGTCGGCGTCCATCGTCGGCTACGACCAGCTCGACTACCTTCAGCGGCACGCGCAGACTCTGGTGGCGTACTCGCCGATTTTGAAGGGCGTCTACGACGTCCCGGAGAAGCGGACCACCTCGCACGTCATGACGGAGTACGCCGGACCGGACACCGACGCTCGGTTCGCCGCTGTGGAGAAGATCGCCGCCGAGGTCGGGGCGACCCCGAACCAGGTCGTGCTGGCCTGGTTGCTCCGGCAAGACCTCGTGACCCTGATCGGCCCGCGGACGCTGCCGCAGTACGACTCCGCGGTGCCGGCGGTCGGGCCGTCGCTGACGGACGCGCAGGTCGCGTACCTCGACGCCGCCTGAGTTCCCGCTCGGAGCGGCCGCTGGGCGAGCGGCCGCTCCGGAGTGGCCCTTCACAGGGCGCAGACCCTGGTCTAGCGGCATATAGACG
This genomic interval carries:
- a CDS encoding AAA family ATPase is translated as MSEARAAHEGAVDEIWRLLTSGERTVVVDSPPGAGKSTLVRELTRRLLADGVRVPVVVQTNDQADDLVGGLVRELAEAGLPAEVGRLHASGWEPPTGFPRRGVRTSAKLAELAGCPIVVATAAKWAFSPGETFELGIIDEAYQMSAAALVRVGDLFDRLLLVGDPGQLSPFTVADEHTVRSLSAWPLSTAAGVVLRHHPGTPIVPLPVSWRLAPHTAPVVSDAFYVRPFRAGVDPGVRRLEVPASAHPAVRSAAEHGWGLLELPSAYQPRTDPEMVAHLVELARGLCAGAAVTADERRTRGLKSRDIAIGVAHTDQRDHVRAALDRAALPQVTVDTANRLQGRQFEITLVWHPLSGRRDATAFHLETGRLCVLASRHRQACIVVTRAGIASQLHEFPAAEPVWLGSDPPPIDGWAANLSFLDHLEKFRA
- a CDS encoding aldo/keto reductase — its product is MQTTTLGNTGTQVSKLALGCMLMGTATSEADSVEMLHRYVDGAGGSFLDTADCYAWWSRPESQGGESEELLGRWFAQTGRRDEIFLATKGTALPRDLPGLWSNPQEPDWAKARQQFAGASRAALTSALEASLRRLGTDYVDLYYVHVDDLATPLEETLETLAGFVTAGKVKHLGWSNVRTWRLESIRQLCDRYGWPAPVAVQQQHSYLRPRPGSESASIVGYDQLDYLQRHAQTLVAYSPILKGVYDVPEKRTTSHVMTEYAGPDTDARFAAVEKIAAEVGATPNQVVLAWLLRQDLVTLIGPRTLPQYDSAVPAVGPSLTDAQVAYLDAA